From a region of the Vibrio orientalis CIP 102891 = ATCC 33934 genome:
- a CDS encoding sensor domain-containing diguanylate cyclase produces MLYYSYNKVNRIKIIYKFLVVGFIIIFMLEAILMIVFRWFPFVQNSIWLPVIDAATLAILSTPLFYLFAVKGFVKEIDDGNYRLSQLKKAIDYHSIVSITDESGVLVDVNEKFSHISGYAKEELLGNDHRLVNSGCHENNFWYEFYSCLKKGQVWCGEIKNRKKNGSYYWVSSTVVPFFDSQGNLENYISVRTDITDIKLAKEKLKLDNIELQYKAYTDSISGIANRLGVDEYLYRVLNQSESKAVLLLDIDKFKLINDTQGHLIGDELIKWVAINIERSVRKDMDFVGRYGGDEFIIILSRVDKYTSVKVAENIREKISSTCVPDSVSPAISSVTCSIGVVSFFGLSDRNTVVSTADAALYQAKRDGRNCVRSKSLNG; encoded by the coding sequence GTGTTATATTATTCATACAATAAAGTGAATCGTATAAAAATAATATATAAATTTCTCGTTGTTGGTTTTATTATAATTTTCATGCTTGAAGCTATACTGATGATAGTATTTCGCTGGTTCCCATTTGTTCAGAATTCAATTTGGCTACCAGTAATTGATGCTGCAACTTTAGCTATTTTATCTACTCCATTATTTTACTTATTCGCAGTTAAAGGGTTTGTAAAAGAAATAGACGACGGAAATTATCGCTTATCACAGTTGAAAAAAGCTATTGATTATCACTCAATAGTGTCTATTACTGATGAAAGTGGAGTGCTCGTAGACGTCAATGAAAAATTTTCACATATTAGTGGTTACGCAAAAGAAGAGTTGCTTGGAAATGACCATCGCCTAGTTAATTCAGGGTGTCATGAGAATAACTTTTGGTATGAATTCTACTCGTGTTTGAAGAAAGGACAGGTGTGGTGCGGTGAAATAAAGAATCGAAAAAAAAACGGCTCATACTATTGGGTAAGCTCTACAGTAGTCCCTTTCTTTGATAGTCAAGGTAATCTGGAAAACTATATCTCGGTAAGAACTGATATTACCGACATTAAGTTAGCTAAAGAAAAACTAAAGCTAGACAACATTGAATTGCAATATAAAGCTTATACCGACTCAATATCAGGAATTGCGAATCGCCTAGGCGTAGATGAGTATTTATATAGAGTACTGAATCAGAGTGAATCGAAAGCTGTATTACTACTCGATATTGACAAATTTAAGCTTATTAATGATACGCAAGGCCACCTAATCGGAGATGAACTCATCAAGTGGGTGGCGATAAATATTGAACGTTCTGTAAGAAAGGATATGGATTTTGTCGGTCGATACGGTGGTGATGAATTCATCATCATTCTTAGCCGTGTCGACAAATATACATCAGTTAAAGTGGCTGAAAATATAAGAGAAAAGATAAGCTCGACTTGCGTACCAGACAGCGTTTCACCAGCGATTAGCAGTGTTACATGTAGTATTGGTGTCGTCAGTTTTTTTGGGTTAAGTGATAGAAACACAGTGGTCTCAACCGCTGACGCTGCTTTATATCAAGCAAAGAGAGATGGAAGAAATTGTGTACGTTCAAAATCACTGAACGGCTAG
- a CDS encoding HAMP domain-containing methyl-accepting chemotaxis protein encodes MIKHWFYNIKMRTKLALAFSIPIIFILIQAVSAISSLSEVNKDIVNLESVNDVIALTKDIKNAENQFSLTLENRNIDDVFDKIDRVFLEIERLDSAVNNDEVKNIFGLVSQELEQYKAKFNTYQAVAFSTGMIADKLDDISLKIEHEFGNVIERSKQFLQGDHTEESIESIDTMLKQVADNEELLRDFYEVQVAQKNYFIAESDKTLTLLEQKITRLENAVRSIEDTQAETKRLSGYIERYDQELRKYVEEHSLKVNMISEMSQDLGSIVHLIEQSKVLSDQQYQQNSQWNMTFNIVLTLAVIILAMVSWILFERVIVPPLHQVVESSGKIASGKLDVDLDSNRKDEIGLVFNSTVTMSQRLKAMVGALTDNITRIANSSEELSVLTNQTSTSLVKQKDYIQDMSQSMADVESLSERMTHEAKLASESAFRTNQIAQEGNSLIHNATDSMKVLSGSIVQLEQVVISVEEDSDNIVSILHIIKSISEQVNLLALNAAIEAARAGEHGRGFAVVAEEVRALALKTQSSAVEIENSIDTLKSGSKKAANEIILCRQQVENVGSQTNEVSQVLSQIVNEVGKITAMSESITDMTQSHENEVININEKVASILDVSVANAEGSQQIASTTVELSAIGEELRYLSSAFSFSRSKQSHTLAPDVNPLN; translated from the coding sequence ATGATAAAGCATTGGTTTTATAATATAAAGATGCGTACAAAGCTCGCATTGGCATTTTCAATTCCAATAATATTTATACTCATTCAAGCTGTATCAGCAATATCGAGCCTGTCTGAGGTCAACAAGGATATTGTCAATCTTGAGTCGGTTAATGATGTAATTGCGTTGACTAAGGATATTAAAAACGCAGAAAATCAATTTAGTTTAACGCTGGAAAATCGTAATATTGATGACGTGTTTGATAAAATTGACCGGGTCTTCCTAGAGATTGAACGCTTGGACTCAGCGGTTAATAATGACGAAGTGAAAAACATATTTGGGCTTGTTAGCCAAGAGCTGGAACAATATAAGGCAAAGTTCAACACATATCAGGCTGTGGCGTTCAGTACAGGTATGATAGCAGACAAACTCGATGATATATCATTAAAGATTGAGCACGAGTTTGGTAATGTTATCGAAAGGTCAAAGCAATTTTTACAAGGAGACCATACAGAAGAGTCAATCGAATCTATTGATACAATGCTTAAGCAAGTCGCCGATAATGAAGAACTTCTACGTGATTTCTATGAAGTACAGGTTGCACAAAAAAACTATTTTATTGCTGAATCGGATAAGACTCTTACTTTGCTTGAACAAAAAATCACCCGTCTGGAGAACGCTGTACGAAGCATTGAAGATACTCAAGCAGAAACGAAACGTTTATCGGGTTATATAGAGCGTTATGATCAAGAATTGAGAAAGTATGTCGAGGAACACTCGCTTAAAGTGAATATGATTTCGGAAATGTCACAAGACCTAGGCTCGATAGTGCATTTAATAGAACAAAGTAAGGTGCTAAGTGACCAACAATATCAACAAAATTCTCAGTGGAATATGACGTTTAATATCGTTCTAACCTTGGCGGTGATCATTCTGGCAATGGTCAGTTGGATTCTGTTTGAACGCGTAATTGTTCCACCATTGCACCAAGTTGTTGAATCTAGCGGTAAGATAGCGAGTGGCAAACTAGATGTAGATTTGGATTCGAATCGAAAAGATGAAATAGGGCTGGTATTTAATTCTACAGTCACCATGTCGCAGCGACTCAAGGCTATGGTTGGTGCTCTCACGGATAATATCACCCGTATCGCCAATTCTTCTGAAGAACTGTCAGTTTTGACTAACCAAACAAGTACTAGTTTGGTTAAGCAAAAAGACTACATTCAAGATATGTCTCAATCGATGGCTGATGTAGAGTCATTGTCTGAGCGAATGACCCATGAGGCAAAGCTAGCATCCGAATCAGCTTTTAGGACTAATCAGATTGCTCAGGAAGGAAACAGTCTAATCCACAATGCAACTGACAGTATGAAGGTTTTGTCTGGTAGCATAGTTCAGTTGGAGCAAGTGGTCATTTCGGTTGAAGAAGATAGCGATAATATCGTGTCGATATTGCACATCATTAAGAGTATCTCAGAACAAGTTAATCTGCTGGCACTTAATGCAGCAATTGAAGCAGCGCGAGCAGGTGAGCATGGAAGAGGTTTTGCCGTTGTTGCTGAAGAGGTGAGAGCTTTGGCACTGAAAACCCAAAGTTCAGCAGTAGAAATCGAGAACTCGATTGATACTCTTAAATCTGGCTCGAAGAAAGCTGCCAATGAAATCATCTTGTGCCGACAACAGGTAGAAAACGTTGGATCTCAAACTAACGAAGTTAGTCAGGTGTTATCTCAGATCGTTAATGAGGTGGGTAAAATTACTGCAATGAGTGAAAGTATTACCGATATGACTCAGTCGCATGAAAATGAGGTGATTAATATTAACGAGAAAGTAGCCAGTATTCTCGATGTTTCCGTAGCGAACGCAGAAGGTTCACAACAAATTGCATCCACTACTGTTGAGTTGTCCGCGATTGGAGAAGAACTAAGATATTTAAGTTCAGCTTTCAGTTTTAGCCGTTCCAAGCAGAGCCATACGCTAGCGCCTGATGTTAATCCATTGAACTAA
- a CDS encoding M14 family metallopeptidase produces MRSTYTYPIGTPGQKWGQAERAAWREQTTIKREYQQEVVPKIKALSDRFAVEQYGALSYDEARYPLFCIKSNNWNADKPIVLVTGGVHGYETSGVHGALKFAANEMERYAEHFNIVIAPCVSPWGYETINRWNPLALDPNRSFYQDSPAEESANLIKLVASLGQEVLVHIDLHETTDTDETEFRPALAARDGIEYIEGMIPDGFYTVGDTENPQPEFQAAVIESVSKVTHIAPADDKGEIIGSAVVQHGVINYPMVKLGLCGGVTTCQYGTTTEVYPDSPKVTDEECNDAQVAAIVGGLDYVLKRI; encoded by the coding sequence ATGCGCAGTACTTACACTTATCCTATCGGTACCCCAGGTCAAAAATGGGGTCAAGCAGAACGAGCTGCTTGGCGTGAGCAGACGACTATCAAACGTGAATATCAACAAGAAGTCGTACCTAAGATTAAAGCTCTCAGCGACAGATTCGCTGTTGAGCAGTATGGCGCACTCTCTTACGACGAAGCGCGTTACCCTTTATTCTGTATTAAATCCAACAACTGGAATGCCGATAAGCCAATCGTTTTGGTCACTGGTGGTGTGCATGGCTACGAAACCAGTGGTGTTCATGGCGCGCTAAAGTTCGCAGCTAATGAAATGGAACGTTACGCAGAGCATTTCAACATTGTCATCGCACCTTGTGTCAGCCCTTGGGGGTACGAAACGATCAACCGCTGGAACCCGTTAGCGCTAGATCCAAATCGCTCTTTCTACCAAGACTCACCTGCCGAAGAGTCAGCCAATCTCATCAAACTGGTCGCGTCGTTAGGCCAAGAGGTTCTTGTTCATATTGACCTCCACGAAACAACCGACACCGATGAAACAGAATTCCGCCCAGCACTTGCTGCGCGTGATGGTATTGAATACATCGAAGGCATGATCCCTGACGGCTTCTACACGGTTGGCGATACAGAAAATCCGCAGCCAGAATTCCAAGCAGCAGTGATCGAATCAGTCAGCAAAGTGACCCACATTGCCCCTGCGGATGACAAAGGTGAAATCATCGGTTCAGCTGTCGTGCAACACGGTGTGATCAACTACCCAATGGTAAAACTGGGTCTATGTGGCGGCGTAACAACCTGTCAATATGGCACAACAACAGAAGTCTACCCAGATAGCCCAAAAGTGACCGACGAAGAGTGTAACGACGCTCAGGTGGCTGCTATTGTTGGTGGTCTTGATTACGTGCTGAAACGCATCTGA
- a CDS encoding DUF808 domain-containing protein gives MAGASLLTLLDDIATVLDDVALMSKVAAKKTAGVLGDDLALNAQQVSGVTAEREIPVVWSVAKGSFRNKLILVPAALLISSIAPWLIMPLLLIGGLFLCFEGAEKVLEKFFHKPDHAVETPTEPTVSIEEYEKNKIAGAIRTDFILSAEIIVIALGTVQGQVMTTQILVVSLIAILMTIGVYGLVAGIVKLDDLGFYLERKSQGKGIKLALGRALVAFAPKLMKALAVIGTAAMFLVGGGIVVHNIPLLHHWIEPIIMEIPSISIAKALLPSLLNGLLGLIAGLIVVAVWEVINKFRKA, from the coding sequence ATGGCAGGCGCAAGCTTATTAACCTTGTTAGATGATATTGCGACGGTGTTGGATGATGTCGCGCTAATGTCGAAAGTCGCTGCGAAAAAAACAGCCGGTGTTCTTGGAGATGATCTGGCTTTGAACGCGCAGCAAGTGTCTGGTGTGACCGCTGAAAGAGAGATACCGGTGGTTTGGAGTGTGGCAAAGGGGTCGTTTCGCAATAAACTAATATTGGTACCAGCTGCATTGCTTATTAGCTCAATTGCACCGTGGTTGATTATGCCATTGCTTCTTATTGGTGGATTGTTTTTGTGTTTTGAAGGTGCAGAAAAAGTCTTAGAGAAATTCTTCCATAAACCTGACCATGCGGTAGAGACGCCAACTGAGCCAACCGTATCTATCGAAGAGTACGAAAAGAATAAGATTGCAGGAGCAATTCGCACCGACTTTATTCTTTCAGCAGAAATTATTGTTATTGCGCTTGGCACTGTACAAGGACAAGTAATGACCACTCAAATCCTTGTTGTTAGCTTGATTGCGATTCTAATGACAATCGGTGTTTATGGTTTAGTCGCAGGCATTGTGAAACTCGATGATCTTGGTTTTTACTTAGAACGTAAATCTCAAGGCAAGGGTATTAAACTGGCGTTAGGCCGCGCTCTGGTTGCATTTGCTCCTAAGCTAATGAAAGCGCTAGCAGTAATCGGTACGGCTGCAATGTTCCTCGTCGGTGGTGGTATTGTGGTGCACAACATTCCGCTTTTACATCATTGGATTGAGCCAATTATCATGGAAATCCCCAGCATCTCAATTGCCAAAGCGCTATTGCCGTCGCTGCTTAACGGATTGCTAGGGTTAATTGCAGGCTTGATTGTAGTTGCGGTATGGGAAGTGATTAACAAGTTCAGAAAAGCGTAG